In Brachypodium distachyon strain Bd21 chromosome 2, Brachypodium_distachyon_v3.0, whole genome shotgun sequence, one genomic interval encodes:
- the LOC100844067 gene encoding tRNA A64-2'-O-ribosylphosphate transferase isoform X1 encodes MAAAAAEAEPATEEGTLSIYKAARRIKRRGSTLYNALRSVAEDAAFVAEIAALWPALPLVANLRCGLWYTQPRTLAATCYFKSTDGHAGNWSFSTARLNLHLALLAGERGGCIIVDSTRKGKRFPDSMSKTIPIWCSVLNRAIQRHRLRASNQGSRTNSEMSAAAPNGNGEKYSGSSNWDSSVHLPVWVLDTEKNAIEGRVEEWTDRFESCGADIHSLALGLHKPLRPLWISQNTCIWLNEVPEHELWEFTPIILVSASASGAVATQRMSSEFSWHYIPGAGDDEESWARGLTPALFWKHSYDLLDGGPDLCNQLVADIVEKDRVYRAQRGERSPQITVNHLKCSGDDGPYFYEEHTIITKPMNSDPSIITPIDTPCSNNSHLVVFWIGRSNLAVSSTIQVAVDLADVDCILNCDSTSRLPSSSSENSYLEIAIVGSKNDRFSLLKNLPKAINFAQRNLIARRKILLCCQTGEDISICVALAIITRLFNDSGCFDDGDSFVKRNITKLEMRKRLVFICKYAINARPSRGNLRQVYGFLCNEKAQLCC; translated from the exons atggcagcggcggcggcggaggcggagcccGCGACCGAAGAGGGGACGCTCAGCATCTACAAGGCAGCTCGGCGAATCAAGCGGCGGGGGAGCACCCTGTACAACGCTCTGCGGAGCGTGGCAGAGGACGCGGCGTTCGTGGCCGAGATCGCGGCGCTGTGGCCGGCGCTGCCGCTGGTCGCCAACCTCCGCTGTGGCCTCTGGTACACGCAGCCCCGCACCCTTGCCGCTACCTGCTACTTTAAGTCCACAGATGGCCACGCCGGCAACTGGTCCTTCTCTACCGCCCGCCTCAATCTCCACCTTGCTCTCCTCGCAG GGGAACGAGGAGGGTGCATAATAGTTGATTCAACAAGGAAAGGGAAAAGATTTCCTGATAGCATGTCAAAGACCATACCCATTTGGTGCTCTGTCCTGAACCGAGCTATTCAGAGGCATCGGCTGCGGGCTAGCAACCAAGGTAGCAGAACGAATTCTGAAATG TCAGCGGCTGCACCAAACGGGAATGGTGAAAAGTATTCCGGTTCATCAAACTGGGATAGCTCAGTGCATCTTCCTGTGTGGGTTTTAGATACTGAGAAAAATGCTATAGAGGGGCGTGTTGAAGAATGGACGGACAGATTCGAATCGTGTGGTGCAGACATTCATTCTCTTGCATTAGGTTTGCACAAACCACTACGTCCGCTGTGGATATCACAAAATACATGTATATGGTTAAATGAAGTTCCAGAGCATGAGTTATGGGAATTCACCCCCATAATATTAGTTTCAGCATCTGCATCTGGTGCAGTAGCTACACAAAGGATGTCTTCGGAGTTCAGCTGGCACTATATTCCTGGTGCAGGAGATGATGAAGAGAGCTGGGCGCGTGGTCTAACTCCTGCGTTATTCTGGAAGCATTCATACGATCTACTAGATGGTGGACCAGATCTTTGTAATCAGTTAGTTGCTGATATTGTTGAAAAGGATAGGGTTTATCGTGCACAGAGAGGTGAACGTTCGCCCCAAATTACTGTTAACCATCTAAAGTGTTCAGGTGATGATGGTCCTTACTTTTACGAAGAACATACAATCATTACGAAGCCTATGAACTCGGACCCTTCTATTATCACTCCAATAGATACACCATGTTCCAATAATAGTCATCTAGTAGTCTTCTGGATTGGGAGATCAAACCTTGCAGTGTCATCTACTATCCAAG TTGCCGTCGACCTGGCTGATGTTGACTGCATACTGAACTGTGACAGCACATCAAGATTACCTTCGAGTTCATCAGAAAATTCTTACCTTGAGATAGCTATTGTG GGTTCCAAGAACGACCGGTTTTCTTTGTTGAAAAATCTTCCAAAAGCAATTAATTTTGCACAGAGAAATCTCAtagcaagaagaaaaatactacTATGCTGTCAAACTG GAGAAGATATAAGCATTTGTGTCGCCTTGGCAATAATTACACGATTATTCAATGACAGTG GATGCTTTGACGATGGCGATTCTTTTGTGAAAAGAAACATCACAAAGTTGGAGATGAGGAAGAGGCTAGTATTCATTTGCAAATATGCTATCAATGCGCGCCCATCTAGGGGAAACTTGAGACAGGTCTATGGTTTCCTTTGCAATGAAAAGGCACAGCTATGTTGTTAG
- the LOC100844067 gene encoding tRNA A64-2'-O-ribosylphosphate transferase isoform X2, with amino-acid sequence MAAAAAEAEPATEEGTLSIYKAARRIKRRGSTLYNALRSVAEDAAFVAEIAALWPALPLVANLRCGLWYTQPRTLAATCYFKSTDGHAGNWSFSTARLNLHLALLAGERGGCIIVDSTRKGKRFPDSMSKTIPIWCSVLNRAIQRHRLRASNQAAAPNGNGEKYSGSSNWDSSVHLPVWVLDTEKNAIEGRVEEWTDRFESCGADIHSLALGLHKPLRPLWISQNTCIWLNEVPEHELWEFTPIILVSASASGAVATQRMSSEFSWHYIPGAGDDEESWARGLTPALFWKHSYDLLDGGPDLCNQLVADIVEKDRVYRAQRGERSPQITVNHLKCSGDDGPYFYEEHTIITKPMNSDPSIITPIDTPCSNNSHLVVFWIGRSNLAVSSTIQVAVDLADVDCILNCDSTSRLPSSSSENSYLEIAIVGSKNDRFSLLKNLPKAINFAQRNLIARRKILLCCQTGEDISICVALAIITRLFNDSGCFDDGDSFVKRNITKLEMRKRLVFICKYAINARPSRGNLRQVYGFLCNEKAQLCC; translated from the exons atggcagcggcggcggcggaggcggagcccGCGACCGAAGAGGGGACGCTCAGCATCTACAAGGCAGCTCGGCGAATCAAGCGGCGGGGGAGCACCCTGTACAACGCTCTGCGGAGCGTGGCAGAGGACGCGGCGTTCGTGGCCGAGATCGCGGCGCTGTGGCCGGCGCTGCCGCTGGTCGCCAACCTCCGCTGTGGCCTCTGGTACACGCAGCCCCGCACCCTTGCCGCTACCTGCTACTTTAAGTCCACAGATGGCCACGCCGGCAACTGGTCCTTCTCTACCGCCCGCCTCAATCTCCACCTTGCTCTCCTCGCAG GGGAACGAGGAGGGTGCATAATAGTTGATTCAACAAGGAAAGGGAAAAGATTTCCTGATAGCATGTCAAAGACCATACCCATTTGGTGCTCTGTCCTGAACCGAGCTATTCAGAGGCATCGGCTGCGGGCTAGCAACCAAG CGGCTGCACCAAACGGGAATGGTGAAAAGTATTCCGGTTCATCAAACTGGGATAGCTCAGTGCATCTTCCTGTGTGGGTTTTAGATACTGAGAAAAATGCTATAGAGGGGCGTGTTGAAGAATGGACGGACAGATTCGAATCGTGTGGTGCAGACATTCATTCTCTTGCATTAGGTTTGCACAAACCACTACGTCCGCTGTGGATATCACAAAATACATGTATATGGTTAAATGAAGTTCCAGAGCATGAGTTATGGGAATTCACCCCCATAATATTAGTTTCAGCATCTGCATCTGGTGCAGTAGCTACACAAAGGATGTCTTCGGAGTTCAGCTGGCACTATATTCCTGGTGCAGGAGATGATGAAGAGAGCTGGGCGCGTGGTCTAACTCCTGCGTTATTCTGGAAGCATTCATACGATCTACTAGATGGTGGACCAGATCTTTGTAATCAGTTAGTTGCTGATATTGTTGAAAAGGATAGGGTTTATCGTGCACAGAGAGGTGAACGTTCGCCCCAAATTACTGTTAACCATCTAAAGTGTTCAGGTGATGATGGTCCTTACTTTTACGAAGAACATACAATCATTACGAAGCCTATGAACTCGGACCCTTCTATTATCACTCCAATAGATACACCATGTTCCAATAATAGTCATCTAGTAGTCTTCTGGATTGGGAGATCAAACCTTGCAGTGTCATCTACTATCCAAG TTGCCGTCGACCTGGCTGATGTTGACTGCATACTGAACTGTGACAGCACATCAAGATTACCTTCGAGTTCATCAGAAAATTCTTACCTTGAGATAGCTATTGTG GGTTCCAAGAACGACCGGTTTTCTTTGTTGAAAAATCTTCCAAAAGCAATTAATTTTGCACAGAGAAATCTCAtagcaagaagaaaaatactacTATGCTGTCAAACTG GAGAAGATATAAGCATTTGTGTCGCCTTGGCAATAATTACACGATTATTCAATGACAGTG GATGCTTTGACGATGGCGATTCTTTTGTGAAAAGAAACATCACAAAGTTGGAGATGAGGAAGAGGCTAGTATTCATTTGCAAATATGCTATCAATGCGCGCCCATCTAGGGGAAACTTGAGACAGGTCTATGGTTTCCTTTGCAATGAAAAGGCACAGCTATGTTGTTAG